One window of Peteryoungia desertarenae genomic DNA carries:
- a CDS encoding CtpF protein produces MSAIDYEIEDRTQATERHAAEPVRPSDVEGLRPLPRISIHAFCISERVQRVMEQCAHDRRMNRVSLRITHGNIAAAANMFSSTPTPNLIILETDAQPSAVLEELSPLAEVCDPSSRVIVIGRHNDIALYRELMRNGISEYIVSPFSMADMMSAISAIFVDPEAEPLGKTIAFIGAKGGVGSSTLAHNCAFGISTLFTTETVLADLDLPFGTANIDFDQDPATGIAEAVFSPERLDEVFLDRLLTSCSEHLSLLAAPSLLDRGYDYDRAAFQPILELLQRTAPVTVLDLPHAWCEWTRTVLSEADEIVITCAPDLANLRNAKNMIDALRKLRPNDKQPHLVLNQVGMLKRPEISPQDFFEPLELEPVAIIPFDAVLFGTAANSGRMIAELDAKSPTAEIMSQLAHLVTGRATLKKPKKSGLGSLLGMLRKK; encoded by the coding sequence ATGAGTGCGATCGACTATGAAATCGAGGACAGGACGCAGGCGACGGAGCGACATGCCGCGGAGCCGGTGCGACCGAGCGACGTGGAAGGCCTGCGTCCGCTGCCACGCATCTCCATCCATGCGTTCTGTATCAGCGAACGGGTCCAGCGGGTGATGGAACAATGCGCCCATGACCGGCGCATGAACAGGGTGAGCCTTCGGATTACCCATGGCAACATTGCCGCGGCAGCCAACATGTTCAGTTCGACGCCGACGCCGAACCTGATCATTCTGGAAACCGATGCACAGCCGTCCGCGGTGCTGGAAGAGCTTTCTCCGCTTGCCGAAGTCTGCGATCCCAGTTCGCGGGTTATCGTTATCGGTCGGCACAATGACATTGCGCTCTATCGCGAACTGATGCGCAACGGTATTTCGGAATACATCGTCTCGCCGTTCTCGATGGCGGACATGATGAGCGCCATTTCCGCGATCTTTGTGGACCCAGAGGCCGAGCCGCTTGGCAAGACCATTGCCTTTATCGGTGCCAAGGGCGGTGTCGGCTCGTCGACGCTGGCACATAACTGCGCCTTCGGCATCTCTACGCTTTTTACCACTGAAACGGTTCTTGCAGATCTCGACCTGCCTTTTGGCACGGCCAATATCGACTTTGATCAGGATCCGGCTACAGGCATTGCCGAGGCCGTTTTCTCACCGGAGCGACTTGATGAGGTGTTCCTGGATCGCCTTCTGACAAGCTGCTCGGAGCATCTTTCACTTCTTGCTGCCCCATCCCTTCTTGATCGGGGATATGACTATGATCGGGCGGCATTCCAGCCAATCCTGGAGCTGCTGCAGCGGACAGCACCTGTCACTGTGCTCGACCTGCCCCATGCGTGGTGCGAATGGACGAGGACCGTACTTTCCGAAGCTGACGAGATCGTCATCACATGCGCACCGGATCTCGCCAATCTGCGCAACGCCAAGAACATGATCGATGCGCTGCGGAAGCTGAGGCCCAATGACAAGCAACCGCATCTGGTGCTCAATCAGGTTGGAATGCTGAAACGGCCAGAGATATCGCCACAGGATTTCTTCGAGCCGCTGGAACTCGAGCCCGTTGCCATAATTCCGTTTGACGCTGTCCTGTTCGGCACCGCCGCAAATAGCGGACGCATGATTGCTGAACTGGATGCCAAGTCACCAACGGCGGAGATCATGTCGCAACTGGCACATCTGGTCACCGGGCGGGCAACGCTGAAGAAACCCAAGAAGTCGGGTCTCGGATCATTGCTGGGCATGCTCCGCAAGAAGTAA
- a CDS encoding A24 family peptidase: protein MFEAVVFLAVPMSLVLAALTDFLEMKIPNRIPAVLIAGFFVIAPLSGLSFIEFGWHVAAGAAVFSVCFALFALGVMGGGDAKLLTAAAVWFGFNQSLFEFLAFTALLGGALTIAVILLRANWDRLAYAGIPLPQTLMMAKKVPYAIAIGAAGLLTYPQSPLVLEAISRIQ from the coding sequence ATGTTCGAAGCAGTTGTGTTCTTGGCGGTGCCGATGAGCCTAGTGCTGGCAGCGCTGACTGATTTCCTGGAAATGAAGATCCCTAATCGCATCCCGGCTGTTTTGATTGCGGGGTTCTTTGTCATTGCCCCTCTCTCGGGTCTTTCCTTCATCGAATTTGGCTGGCACGTTGCGGCGGGCGCCGCCGTCTTTTCCGTCTGCTTTGCTCTGTTTGCTCTGGGCGTGATGGGCGGTGGCGATGCCAAATTGCTGACAGCTGCTGCCGTCTGGTTCGGTTTCAACCAGTCTCTTTTTGAGTTCCTTGCTTTTACAGCATTGCTCGGTGGTGCCTTGACGATTGCCGTCATTCTTCTGCGCGCAAACTGGGATCGATTGGCCTATGCGGGCATTCCCTTGCCGCAGACGCTGATGATGGCAAAGAAGGTTCCTTATGCGATCGCCATCGGCGCGGCGGGTCTGTTGACCTATCCGCAATCTCCTCTGGTTCTTGAAGCGATCAGCCGCATCCAGTAG
- a CDS encoding type II and III secretion system protein family protein yields the protein METAQASQQAVMRITQAGPGTRKTVKLGLNKALVVDLPADAHDILVADPEMADAVTRSSRRIYLFGKTVGQTNIFIFGADGNEIVSLDIEIERDISGLEANLKRFIPDSDISIEIVSDNIVMTGTVRTPQDAARAQNLAQAFLKGGEATTRNQVASGGDNGGDVAIFAEQRQQSQIVNLLTIEGEDQVTLKVTVAEVSRQVLKQLGFSGNIQDGSSGIGFTNPANLGNSVNLTNLATGAIGGLLPSASGSVGGFAFQSYINAMEQAGVMRTLAEPSLTAISGESANFYVGGEFRLAAEQDVSSEDGQTSITRTIETVDYGIELNFRPVVLAPGRISLRIETNVSEPTWEGSQVTGNSLRQVPGNTFLSIRKREASTTVELPSGGSIVIAGLVQDNIRQAMSGLPGLSKVPVLGTLFRSKDFQRNETELVIIATPYLVRPVARNQLSRPDDNFNPENDGATFFLNKVNKVYGRRENTINPGQYHGSVGFIYK from the coding sequence ATGGAAACGGCGCAGGCAAGTCAGCAGGCCGTGATGAGAATTACCCAGGCAGGGCCTGGTACGCGCAAGACCGTCAAGCTCGGATTGAACAAGGCTCTGGTTGTCGACCTGCCGGCAGATGCCCATGACATTCTGGTCGCCGATCCGGAAATGGCTGATGCCGTTACCCGCTCCTCCCGGCGGATCTACCTCTTTGGTAAGACAGTCGGCCAGACGAATATCTTCATCTTCGGTGCGGACGGGAACGAGATCGTCAGCCTCGACATCGAGATCGAACGTGACATCTCGGGACTGGAAGCGAATCTCAAGCGCTTTATTCCTGATTCGGACATTTCCATCGAAATCGTCTCCGATAACATTGTCATGACCGGGACCGTGCGGACACCACAGGATGCAGCTCGTGCCCAGAACCTCGCACAGGCCTTTCTCAAGGGTGGTGAGGCAACAACGCGCAATCAGGTTGCATCTGGCGGCGATAATGGCGGAGACGTTGCGATCTTTGCCGAGCAACGCCAACAGTCGCAGATCGTCAACCTGCTGACCATCGAGGGCGAGGACCAGGTCACTCTGAAGGTCACTGTGGCTGAGGTCAGCCGTCAGGTTCTGAAACAGCTTGGCTTCAGCGGCAACATTCAGGACGGCAGCAGCGGCATCGGATTTACAAATCCTGCCAATCTCGGGAATTCTGTCAACCTCACCAACCTCGCGACCGGTGCCATCGGAGGGCTATTGCCGAGCGCAAGCGGTTCGGTCGGGGGTTTTGCCTTCCAGAGCTACATCAATGCGATGGAGCAGGCTGGCGTGATGCGCACCCTTGCCGAGCCAAGCCTGACCGCGATTTCTGGCGAGTCCGCCAATTTCTATGTCGGGGGAGAGTTCCGCCTCGCTGCTGAACAGGATGTTTCGAGCGAAGATGGCCAGACGTCGATCACCCGGACCATTGAGACCGTCGATTATGGAATTGAGCTCAACTTCCGCCCCGTCGTTCTCGCTCCTGGTCGCATCAGCCTGAGAATCGAGACCAATGTGTCCGAACCCACATGGGAAGGATCGCAGGTAACCGGAAACTCGCTGCGTCAGGTCCCCGGGAACACCTTTCTGTCGATCCGCAAGCGCGAGGCATCCACCACGGTGGAACTGCCCTCCGGTGGTTCGATCGTGATTGCCGGTCTGGTCCAGGACAATATCCGCCAGGCGATGTCCGGATTGCCGGGCCTTTCGAAGGTGCCGGTGCTGGGTACCCTCTTCCGAAGCAAGGACTTCCAGCGGAACGAGACGGAGCTGGTGATCATCGCCACGCCCTATCTGGTTCGGCCTGTTGCGCGCAACCAGCTCTCGCGACCCGACGATAACTTCAATCCGGAAAACGATGGCGCCACCTTCTTCCTCAACAAGGTCAACAAGGTCTATGGCCGCCGCGAGAACACCATCAATCCGGGCCAGTATCACGGCTCCGTCGGCTTCATCTACAAGTAA
- a CDS encoding CpaD family pilus assembly protein, whose protein sequence is MKKTSNARNESQAIMARSADFLPRLGIAMLLLSSALALSSCGNLNKDGMSTGAIPDDYRTRHPIMINEVEHTLDVPIASGDRSLTIGLQDSISGFAQEYRNSSSGVIQIMAPEGSPNSGAAAHARKQIRQLLVARGIPSNRIIETSYHAQANGDAAPIRLSYVATTAVTNQCGEWPEDLQNNTFSNRNYHNFGCATQSNLAAQIANPMDLVTPRAQAPIDAGRRSTVIGQYRTGSDPSSD, encoded by the coding sequence ATGAAGAAGACCTCCAACGCCCGCAACGAAAGCCAAGCTATCATGGCCAGATCCGCTGATTTTCTTCCCCGCCTTGGCATTGCCATGCTTCTGTTAAGCAGCGCTCTTGCGCTGTCCAGCTGCGGCAACTTGAACAAGGACGGAATGAGCACCGGTGCAATCCCGGACGATTACCGGACACGCCATCCGATCATGATCAACGAGGTGGAGCATACGCTGGATGTTCCGATTGCCTCCGGTGATCGCTCATTGACGATCGGGCTGCAGGATTCGATTTCCGGCTTTGCCCAGGAGTATCGTAACTCCTCCTCCGGCGTCATCCAGATCATGGCACCGGAAGGGTCGCCGAATTCCGGCGCTGCCGCGCACGCGCGCAAACAGATCCGGCAATTGCTGGTCGCACGCGGCATCCCTTCGAACAGGATCATAGAAACCAGCTATCATGCGCAGGCGAATGGAGATGCGGCTCCCATCCGGCTGAGTTATGTGGCAACGACTGCGGTCACCAACCAATGCGGTGAGTGGCCTGAAGACCTGCAAAACAACACATTCTCAAACCGCAACTATCACAATTTCGGATGCGCCACCCAGAGCAACCTGGCCGCGCAGATCGCCAATCCCATGGATCTCGTGACACCGCGTGCGCAAGCTCCCATCGACGCTGGCCGCAGGTCAACCGTGATCGGGCAGTACCGCACGGGCAGCGACCCCTCATCCGACTGA
- the cpaB gene encoding Flp pilus assembly protein CpaB: MKPARIIILAVAVVAAGMAGLLAMRLGGNPKVIVEQTAAQIQKEPTVNVLVSSKNMPVGARLDPDSMRWMAWPEGSVVEGFVTETARPDALTELTGSVVRLPMFDGEPIRREKIADSSSRILSSLLPSGKRAVSTQISVATGAGGFILPNDRVDVIMVRRGDGENFLTENILTNVRVLAIDQQIQEQPDGSAAVVGTTATLELTPEQAKVIIVAQQVADRLSLALRSVADAQEEDTSAAGYLLSGGSGQPAIQVIKSGQVVRTDAVTTGAVSE, translated from the coding sequence ATGAAACCCGCGCGTATCATCATTCTCGCCGTTGCCGTCGTGGCAGCCGGTATGGCAGGTCTCCTCGCCATGCGTCTCGGCGGCAATCCGAAAGTCATCGTCGAACAGACTGCGGCGCAGATCCAGAAAGAACCGACCGTCAATGTGCTTGTTTCTTCAAAGAACATGCCGGTCGGCGCAAGGCTTGATCCCGATTCCATGCGCTGGATGGCATGGCCAGAAGGCAGCGTTGTCGAAGGTTTCGTTACGGAGACGGCACGACCCGATGCCTTGACGGAGCTCACGGGTTCGGTGGTGCGTCTGCCGATGTTCGACGGCGAACCGATCCGCCGCGAGAAGATCGCTGATTCATCCTCGCGCATCCTGTCCTCGCTTCTGCCTTCGGGCAAGCGGGCTGTGTCCACCCAGATTTCGGTGGCAACGGGCGCGGGCGGTTTCATCCTGCCCAATGACCGTGTCGACGTCATCATGGTTCGCCGTGGCGATGGCGAAAACTTCCTGACAGAGAACATCCTGACAAATGTGCGGGTGCTGGCCATCGACCAGCAGATCCAGGAGCAGCCGGACGGCTCTGCGGCAGTCGTGGGCACGACTGCGACCCTTGAGCTGACCCCGGAACAGGCGAAGGTCATCATCGTTGCCCAGCAGGTCGCAGACCGCCTGTCGCTTGCCCTGCGTTCGGTTGCCGATGCGCAGGAGGAGGACACAAGTGCTGCCGGTTACCTGCTGAGCGGCGGTTCGGGTCAGCCGGCAATTCAAGTCATCAAGTCAGGTCAGGTGGTGCGGACAGACGCTGTCACCACCGGTGCGGTCAGCGAGTGA
- a CDS encoding CpaF family protein — MFGKRGSDGFGKGGTGTGTLSAPPPAATTARSPSSPIEPGSPEVSTRQQVTPPPLQAAPARKKPARTDDYYDTKSQVFSALIDTIDLSQLAKLDGESAREEIRDIVNDIITIKNFAMSISEQEELLEDICNDVLGYGPLEPLLARDDIADIMVNGAGQTFIEVGGKTIESEIRFRDNSQLLSICQRIVSQVGRRVDESSPICDARLPDGSRVNVIAPPLAIDGPALTIRKFKKDKLTLAQLVKFGAITPEGAEVLQIIGRVRCNLVISGGTGSGKTTLLNCLTGFIDADERVITCEDTAELQLQQPHVVRLETRPPNIEGEGEITMRDLVKNCLRMRPERIIVGEVRGPEVFDLLQAMNTGHDGSMGTIHANTPRECLSRMESMIAMGGFSLPAKTVREIIAGSIDVIIQAARLRDGSRRITHITEVIGMEGDVIITQDLMRYEIEGEDAAGKIIGRHMSTGIGKPHFWDRARYYNEDKRLAAALDAMEAKSKGI, encoded by the coding sequence ATGTTTGGCAAGCGCGGAAGCGACGGATTCGGAAAAGGCGGCACGGGCACAGGCACGCTGTCGGCCCCGCCGCCTGCCGCAACGACGGCACGCTCTCCCTCAAGCCCGATCGAACCAGGCTCGCCTGAGGTTTCCACGCGTCAACAGGTGACACCGCCTCCTCTTCAGGCTGCACCGGCGCGCAAGAAACCGGCGCGCACCGATGACTATTACGATACGAAGTCACAGGTCTTTTCGGCTCTGATCGACACAATCGATCTGTCGCAGCTGGCCAAGCTGGACGGCGAGAGCGCGCGTGAAGAAATCCGCGACATCGTCAATGACATCATCACGATCAAGAATTTCGCCATGTCGATCTCCGAGCAGGAAGAACTGCTCGAGGATATCTGCAACGACGTGCTGGGTTATGGTCCGCTGGAGCCACTTCTGGCACGTGATGACATTGCCGATATCATGGTGAACGGCGCCGGCCAGACGTTTATCGAAGTCGGCGGGAAAACGATTGAGTCAGAAATCCGTTTCCGCGACAATTCCCAGCTGCTTTCGATCTGCCAGCGTATTGTCAGCCAGGTCGGTCGCCGTGTTGATGAATCGAGTCCGATCTGCGACGCCCGCCTTCCCGATGGCTCGCGTGTCAACGTCATTGCTCCACCGCTTGCCATTGACGGCCCGGCGCTGACCATTCGTAAGTTCAAAAAGGACAAGCTGACGCTGGCGCAGCTGGTCAAATTCGGCGCCATCACGCCGGAAGGTGCCGAGGTTCTCCAGATCATCGGGCGCGTCCGTTGCAACCTTGTCATCTCGGGTGGAACCGGCTCGGGTAAGACAACATTGCTGAACTGCCTCACAGGCTTCATCGACGCCGATGAACGCGTCATCACATGCGAGGACACGGCCGAACTTCAACTGCAGCAACCGCATGTCGTGCGCCTCGAAACACGCCCGCCAAATATCGAAGGCGAGGGTGAAATCACCATGAGGGATCTGGTGAAGAACTGCCTGCGTATGCGCCCCGAACGAATTATCGTCGGTGAAGTGCGCGGACCGGAAGTCTTCGACCTCTTGCAGGCGATGAACACCGGTCACGACGGTTCGATGGGTACAATCCACGCCAATACACCGCGCGAATGCCTGAGCCGTATGGAATCGATGATCGCCATGGGTGGATTTTCGCTCCCTGCCAAGACGGTGCGCGAGATCATTGCCGGGTCGATTGACGTCATCATACAGGCCGCCCGTCTGCGCGACGGTTCGCGCCGCATCACGCATATTACCGAAGTTATCGGCATGGAAGGTGACGTTATCATCACCCAGGATCTGATGCGCTACGAGATCGAAGGCGAAGACGCTGCCGGCAAGATCATTGGTCGCCACATGTCGACCGGGATCGGAAAACCACATTTCTGGGATCGCGCTCGCTACTACAATGAAGACAAGCGCCTGGCTGCGGCTCTGGATGCCATGGAAGCCAAGTCGAAGGGGATCTGA
- a CDS encoding type II secretion system F family protein yields the protein MFGLDPIMIAIVALSAVATAAIAYGLLYSQIETEKKTASRIGRVKAAETDMTKVKAARDRVQEISKRRKSVQDSLKDLEKKQQERTKKAKQLSLKARLTQAGISISEVQFYMMSAAFALVIAGMSFLAGIPLLAVAGLAFVAGIGLPRWIVGFLISRRQKQFLEEFPNSLDVMVRSIRSGLPLNDAVRLIASDGQEPVKTEFRRIIESQQVGMSIPEACTRMQQTMNLPEVKFFGIVIAIQSQAGGNLSEALGNLARVLRDRKKMKAKVQALSMEAKASAAIIGALPFIVALLVYLTSPDYIMVLFTDPRGHLILGVSAVWMSIGLLVMRNMINFDI from the coding sequence ATGTTCGGCCTTGACCCCATCATGATTGCAATTGTCGCGCTCTCCGCTGTTGCGACTGCTGCGATTGCCTATGGTCTTCTCTATTCGCAGATCGAGACCGAGAAGAAGACGGCGAGCCGTATCGGCCGCGTCAAGGCCGCCGAGACGGACATGACCAAGGTCAAGGCGGCCCGGGATCGGGTTCAGGAGATCTCCAAACGCCGAAAATCCGTTCAGGATTCGCTGAAAGACCTTGAAAAGAAACAGCAAGAGCGGACAAAGAAAGCCAAGCAACTCAGCCTGAAGGCGCGGCTCACCCAGGCCGGGATCAGCATCAGCGAAGTTCAGTTTTACATGATGAGTGCGGCGTTTGCCCTCGTCATCGCGGGCATGTCATTTCTAGCGGGAATACCCCTTCTGGCCGTCGCAGGGCTCGCTTTCGTGGCGGGAATCGGCTTGCCGAGGTGGATCGTCGGCTTTCTTATCAGCCGTCGGCAAAAGCAGTTCCTGGAGGAATTTCCAAACTCGCTCGATGTGATGGTGCGCTCGATCCGCTCGGGCCTTCCGTTGAACGACGCTGTTCGGCTGATTGCCAGCGATGGTCAGGAACCGGTCAAGACAGAGTTTCGTCGAATCATTGAGTCGCAGCAGGTTGGCATGAGCATCCCCGAGGCCTGCACGCGCATGCAGCAGACGATGAACCTGCCGGAAGTAAAGTTCTTCGGAATCGTCATCGCCATTCAGTCCCAGGCAGGTGGCAACCTCTCCGAAGCGCTCGGTAACCTGGCGCGCGTTCTGCGAGACCGCAAGAAGATGAAAGCCAAGGTCCAGGCGCTTTCGATGGAGGCGAAGGCTTCAGCGGCCATTATCGGTGCCCTGCCCTTCATCGTCGCCCTTCTCGTCTATCTGACATCCCCCGATTACATCATGGTGCTGTTCACGGACCCCCGCGGCCACCTGATCCTCGGTGTCTCTGC